One Papio anubis isolate 15944 chromosome 9, Panubis1.0, whole genome shotgun sequence genomic window carries:
- the LOC110740429 gene encoding cuticle collagen 39-like, producing MAPLHSSLGDRARLLQCGDLAGAGGRTWPPGRRGGNGQRAGATASGRGQLPAGLEGPGGDCKSQATLSACRRSGVAGRGRLGGRERSSGSAKARGPGHLWLARRQRYRGRSPARGGQRRQGGGRRARGGSRAGTSATERLPQPPVRVGRAPLLPLLLQESPPPAAPRPPGHSGSLLQLPGRRRGGGAACALPVAQRGSRQGA from the coding sequence atggctccactacattccagcctgggcgacagagcgagactcctgcAGTGCGGGGACTTGGCAGGTGCGGGAGGCAGGACCTGGCCTCCGGGGCGCCGCGGGGGCAACGGCCAGCGGGCGGGGGCAACGGCCAGCGGGCGAGGACAACTGCCAGCGGGCTTGGAGGGGCCAGGAGGCGACTGCAAGTCCCAGGCCACTTTGAGCGCCTGCAGGAGGAGCGGGGTGGCGGGGAGGGGGCGCCTCGGGGGCAGGGAGCGCAGCAGTGGCAGCGCGAAGGCGCGGGGGCCCGGGCACCTATGGTTGGCGCGCAGGCAGCGATACCGGGGCCGGAGCCCGGCCAGAGGAGGGCAGCGACGGCAAGGGGGAGGCCGAAGAGCCCGGGGCGGGTCCCGCGCGGGAACCAGCGCGACTGAGCGGCTACCGCAGCCGCCGGTTCGTGTAGGACGCGCGCCGCTGCTGCCTCTGCTACTTCAAGAATCCCCACCACCCGCTGCCCCTCGGCCACCTGGACATAGCGGAAGCCTGCTTCAGCTACCAGGGCGCCGACGAGGCGGTGGAGCAGCCTGCGCACTTCCAGTTGCACAGCGCGGGAGTCGCCAAGGTGCTTGA
- the ACTR6 gene encoding actin-related protein 6 yields the protein MLRPRNHRVPEKARAEGSERENNGGCGVVGGEMTTLVLDNGAYNAKIGYSHENVSVIPNCQFRSKTARLKTFTANQIDEIKDPSGLFYILPFQKGYLVNWDVQRQVWDYLFGKEMYQVDFLDTNIIITEPYFNFTSIQESMNEILFEEYQFQAVLRVNAGALSAHRYFRDNPSELCCIIVDSGYSFTHIVPYCRSKKKKEAIIRINVGGKLLTNHLKEIISYRQLHVMDETHVINQVKEDVCYVSQDFYRDMDIAKLKGEENTVMIDYVLPDFSTIKKGFCKPREEMVLSGKYKSGEQILRLANERFAVPEILFNPSDIGIQEMGIPEAIVYSIQNLPEEMQPHFFKNIVLTGGNSLFPGFRDRVYSEVRCLTPTDYDVSVVLPENPITYAWEGGKLISENDDFEDMVVTREDYEENGHSVCEEKFDI from the exons ATGCTCCGCCCAAGAAACCATAGAGTACCGGAAAAGGCTCGAGCAGAGGGGTCGGAAAGGGAAAACAACGGCGGCTGCGGTGTGGTTGGTGGTGAAATGACGACCTTGGTGCTGGATAACGGAGCTTACAACGCCAAAATCGGTTACAGCCATGAAAATGTGTC GGTTATTCCTAATTGTCAGTTCCGGTCAAAAACAGCACGTCTTAAAACTTTTACTGCCAACCAGATAGATGAAATAAAAGACCCTTCTGGACTGTTTTACATCCTTCCTTTTCAAAAG ggcTACTTGGTGAATTGGGATGTTCAAAGACAAGTTTGGGATTACctttttggaaaagaaatgtaTCAG gTTGATTTTTTAGATACTAATATTATTATCACTGAACCGTACTTTAACTTCACTTCAATTCAAGAATCAATGAATGAAATTCTATTTGAAGAATACCAGTTCCAAGCAGTATTAAGAGTAAATG ctggggCTCTCAGTGCACATAGGTATTTCCGAGATAATCCTTCCGAATTATGCTGTATCATTGTTGATAGTGGATATTCCTTTACACATATAGTTCCTTACtgtagaagtaaaaagaaaaaagaagcaattatTCG GATAAATGTGGGAGGAAAACTCTTAACCAATCATCTAAAGGAGATCATATCTTACAG gcAGCTACATGTTATGGATGAAACACATGTGATTAATCAAGTGAAAGAAGATGTATGCTATGTGTCTCAGGATTTTTATAGAGACATGGATATTGCAAA gttgaaaggagaagaaaatacagtAATGATAGACTATGTCTTGCCTGACTTCAGTACAATTAAAAAGGGCTTTtgtaag ccaagGGAAGAGATGGTATTGAGTGGAAAATACAAATCTGGGGAACAGATTCTTCGTTTGGCCAATGAGAGATTTGCTGTTCCAGAAATACTCTTTAATCCTTCTGATATAGGAATTCAAGAAATGGGAATTCCAGAAGCTATTGTCTATTCAATTCAGAATCTACCTGAAG aaatgcagCCGCATTTTTTTAAGAACATTGTCTTGACAGGAGGAAATTCCCTTTTCCCAGGATTTAGGGATCGGGTTTACTCAGAAGTTCGATGTCTTACTCCAACAGATTATGATGTTTCTGTTGTGCTGCCTGAAAA CCCTATTACTTATGCCTGGGAAGGTGGAAAATTGATATCAGAGAACGATGATTTTGAAGATATGGTGGTAACAAGAGAAGATTATGAAGAAAATGGACATAGTGTCTGTGAAGAGAAATTTGATATTTAA